The genomic interval TCTACCGCACGCCGACCAACTGGCCGATGCTGGCGTTCGTCGTCTTCGCCGTCGCGACGGCGTTCGCGACCGGCGAGGTCGTGCCGCGTCTCCGCGACCTCGCGTACTTCACCGCGTCCGGCTTCCTCCTCTTCTTCCTGGTCGTCAGCGGCGACATGGACGCGGGCTTCGCGCGCCGCGCGACGCGCGTCGTGGCGCTCGCCGCCGTCGCGGTCGCGTGCGTCGGCATTCTCGAGCTCATGCTCGAGACGCAGGCGGGCGGCGATCGCATCCCGCGCATCGCCTCGACGCTCGGAAGCCCGGTCGTGCTGGCCGCGTATCTCGTCCTGGGGCTGCCGCTCGTGCTGGTGGAGCTCGTATGCGCCGAGCAGCGCGAGGAGCGCGACTTCTGGGTCGTGTGCACGACCCTGGTCGTGATCGGCGTCGTGCTGACGCAGACGCGCACGTCGCTGATCGCATTGTGGCTCGCGGCAGCCGTCTTCACGTGGCGGCTCTCGGGGCGGACGTTCCGGCTCGTGGTGGGATCGGCGCTGGCCTTCCTCAGCATGCTGGTGCTGGTGGGCGCGCTCGAGCTCTCGCCGTCCGATCTGCGCGCCGACTGGTCGCGCCGCGTCGGCGTGACGACGACGGCCATCGAGACCGATCTCTGGTCGTCGCGCGGCCTCATCGGCACGGAGCCCGGCAAGGGCGCTGCCAGCGTCGTCGCCGTGCCCGAGGGACCCGGCGGCGAGACGCATCGCATGCGCAACGAGAACATGCACCTGACCCTGATGCTCCGGACGGGCCTCGTCGGCTGGGGGCTCATGATGTGGATCGTCGGCGCGGCGCTCGCGGGCATGTACCGCGGCATGTCGGCCGTGACCGACCGGCGCCTCGCCCTCACGCTGTGGGCGGCGTTCTCGTCGGCGGTCGGGTTCCTGGTGTCGATGAGCAACTTCAACGCGTTCTACAACCCGACGATCCAGATCGTGTTCTGGGGTCTGCTCGGGCTCGGGACCGCGATCGCGACCCATGCCGGCGGGCGGCGCCCGAGCTTCAACGTCATCTACCGCTTCGGACAGGGCGAGTGATCGCGATCCCATGACGTCGCGACTCACAGGGGCGGTGCGTGGCGTCGCGCTCGGCATGGTCGCGGGGCTCGTGTGGGCGGTGGTCGAGGCGGCGCTCGCCTGGTCGAGCGGCAGCTTCGTCGCCGGCGACGTGGCGATCCGGCTCCTGGCGCTCGACGTGCTCGTCGCGGCCGTCGCCGGTCTGGTGTGCGGCGCCGTC from Candidatus Eisenbacteria bacterium carries:
- a CDS encoding sugar transferase, which gives rise to MIALDAVDVKVAPPIRRPDLIGLEPDGNWSRWWQVLIAAVGLLVTLPISLAVALATKLTSRGPVLYRGTRIGRNMEPFGILKFRTLLVDAEQRIGARLLTPGDPLYTPVGRFLKRTKLDEIPQLINVVKGDMNLVGPRPIRPVFLATSMREIENYAARFIVRPGMTGLAQLRGGYFTHPRDKLRYDVLYIRNRSMRLDVKLVLGTFVKLLNRWLTLGLLLALVFLSASFLPALFRGPFQVDLGGFHVSPFEAIGVLLVGAALARQMPAHRLYLYRTPTNWPMLAFVVFAVATAFATGEVVPRLRDLAYFTASGFLLFFLVVSGDMDAGFARRATRVVALAAVAVACVGILELMLETQAGGDRIPRIASTLGSPVVLAAYLVLGLPLVLVELVCAEQREERDFWVVCTTLVVIGVVLTQTRTSLIALWLAAAVFTWRLSGRTFRLVVGSALAFLSMLVLVGALELSPSDLRADWSRRVGVTTTAIETDLWSSRGLIGTEPGKGAASVVAVPEGPGGETHRMRNENMHLTLMLRTGLVGWGLMMWIVGAALAGMYRGMSAVTDRRLALTLWAAFSSAVGFLVSMSNFNAFYNPTIQIVFWGLLGLGTAIATHAGGRRPSFNVIYRFGQGE